A part of Streptomyces sp. NBC_01235 genomic DNA contains:
- a CDS encoding thymidine phosphorylase, with protein sequence MDAVSVIRTKRDRGELSDEQIDWVIDAYTRGEVADYQMAALNMAILLNGMDRREIARWTAAMIASGERMDFSSLSRPTADKHSTGGVGDKITLPLAPLVAACGAAVPQLSGRGLGHTGGTLDKLESIPGWRALLSNEEMLSVLDSTGAVICAAGDGLAPADKKLYALRDVTGTVEAIPLIASSIMSKKIAEGTGSLVLDVKVGTGAFMKTIEDARELASTMVGLGTDHGVKTVALLTDMSTPLGLTAGNALEVRESVEVLAGGGPSDVVELTLALAREMLDAAGVKDADPAKALADGSAMDVWRRMIRAQGGDPDAVLATAKEQHVVKATASGVLTRLDAYDIGIAAWRLGAGRARKEDPVQAGAGVELHAKPGDTVTEGQPLLTLHTDTPERFEYALEAVAGSYDISAPGTAFTASPVVLERIA encoded by the coding sequence ATGGACGCCGTCTCCGTCATCCGCACCAAGCGGGACCGCGGTGAGCTCAGTGACGAGCAGATCGACTGGGTCATCGACGCGTACACCCGCGGGGAGGTGGCCGACTACCAGATGGCCGCTCTCAACATGGCGATCCTCCTCAACGGCATGGACCGCCGGGAGATCGCCCGCTGGACGGCCGCGATGATCGCCTCCGGCGAGCGCATGGACTTCTCGTCCCTGTCCCGCCCGACGGCCGACAAGCACTCCACGGGCGGCGTCGGCGACAAGATCACGCTGCCGCTGGCCCCCCTGGTGGCGGCCTGCGGCGCGGCGGTCCCCCAGCTCTCGGGCCGCGGCCTCGGCCACACCGGCGGCACCCTGGACAAGCTGGAGTCGATCCCGGGCTGGCGCGCCCTGCTCTCCAACGAGGAGATGCTGTCGGTGCTGGACTCCACGGGCGCGGTGATCTGCGCGGCGGGCGACGGCCTGGCCCCGGCCGACAAGAAGCTGTACGCGCTGCGGGACGTGACCGGCACGGTGGAGGCGATCCCGCTGATCGCCTCGTCGATCATGTCGAAGAAGATCGCGGAGGGCACGGGCTCCCTGGTCCTGGACGTGAAGGTGGGCACGGGCGCCTTCATGAAGACGATCGAGGACGCGCGGGAGCTGGCGTCCACGATGGTGGGCCTCGGCACGGACCACGGCGTGAAGACGGTCGCGCTCCTGACGGACATGTCGACCCCCCTGGGCCTGACGGCGGGCAACGCCCTGGAGGTCAGGGAGTCGGTGGAGGTCCTGGCGGGCGGAGGCCCGTCGGACGTCGTCGAACTGACCCTCGCCCTGGCCCGCGAAATGCTGGACGCGGCGGGTGTGAAGGACGCCGACCCGGCGAAGGCCCTGGCCGACGGCTCGGCCATGGACGTCTGGCGCCGCATGATCAGGGCCCAGGGCGGTGACCCGGACGCGGTGCTTGCGACGGCGAAGGAACAGCACGTGGTGAAGGCGACCGCCTCGGGCGTCCTGACCCGCCTCGACGCCTACGACATCGGCATCGCCGCCTGGCGCCTCGGCGCGGGGCGCGCCCGCAAGGAGGACCCGGTGCAGGCGGGCGCGGGCGTGGAACTGCACGCCAAGCCTGGCGACACGGTGACCGAGGGCCAGCCCCTGCTGACCCTGCACACGGACACCCCGGAGCGCTTCGAGTACGCGCTGGAGGCGGTGGCGGGCTCGTACGACATCAGCGCGCCGGGCACGGCGTTCACGGCGTCGCCGGTGGTGCTGGAACGTATCGCCTGA
- a CDS encoding cytidine deaminase encodes MTPRSDADWDALRELAREAMSHAYAPYSGYPVGVAALVDDGRTVSGCNVENASYGLGLCAECGLVSELQRTGGGRLTHFTCVDGRGEILVPCGRCRQLLYEFGGPELLLETPAGILPLSEMLPQAFGPDHLTK; translated from the coding sequence GTGACCCCGCGGTCCGACGCCGACTGGGACGCGCTGCGCGAGCTGGCCCGCGAGGCCATGTCCCACGCGTACGCCCCCTACTCGGGCTACCCGGTCGGGGTCGCGGCCCTCGTGGACGACGGCCGCACGGTCTCCGGCTGCAACGTCGAGAACGCCTCCTACGGGCTCGGCCTGTGCGCCGAGTGCGGGCTGGTCTCGGAGCTCCAGCGGACCGGCGGCGGCCGGCTCACGCACTTCACCTGCGTGGACGGCCGGGGCGAGATCCTCGTCCCGTGCGGCCGCTGCCGCCAGCTGCTGTACGAGTTCGGCGGCCCGGAGCTGTTGCTGGAGACGCCGGCGGGGATCCTCCCGCTGTCGGAGATGCTCCCGCAGGCCTTCGGCCCGGACCACCTCACCAAGTAA
- a CDS encoding sigma-70 family RNA polymerase sigma factor — MGNSTATTDLDVALEKHRTELTGYCYRMLGSSFEAEDAVQDTLVRAWRSYDRFEGRSSLRSWLYRIATNVCLDMLRAGNKRARPMDLSESTPLAQAALAPRPDNTWLEPMPDARVLPTVEDPAEAAVAKESVRLAFMAALQQLPPKQRAVLILREVLAWKASEVAELLDTTVASVNSALQRARATLSEREASGANAAVSDPLDEEQKKLLERYVAAFEGYDMTALTALLHEDAVMTMPPFDLWLTGHDDITGFMTTLGSACEGSRLLPVQVNGLPGFAQYKPDPEKGGYTPWSIQVLEISDGRLTGFHFYLDTQRWFPLFDLPLHLDGEVDEVEQGA; from the coding sequence ATGGGCAACAGCACGGCGACGACGGACCTCGACGTCGCACTGGAGAAGCACCGGACAGAACTGACCGGCTACTGCTACCGCATGCTCGGCTCCTCCTTCGAGGCGGAGGACGCGGTGCAGGACACCCTGGTGCGTGCCTGGCGGAGCTACGACAGGTTCGAGGGCCGCTCCAGCCTGCGCTCGTGGCTGTACCGCATCGCGACGAACGTGTGCCTGGACATGCTGAGGGCCGGCAACAAGCGCGCCAGACCGATGGACCTGTCCGAATCCACCCCCCTCGCCCAGGCGGCGCTCGCCCCCCGCCCCGACAACACCTGGCTGGAGCCGATGCCGGACGCCCGCGTGCTGCCGACGGTGGAGGACCCCGCGGAGGCGGCGGTCGCGAAGGAGTCGGTGCGCCTCGCCTTCATGGCCGCACTGCAGCAGCTCCCGCCGAAGCAGCGGGCGGTACTGATCCTGCGCGAGGTGCTGGCGTGGAAGGCGAGCGAGGTCGCCGAGCTGCTCGACACCACGGTCGCCTCGGTCAACAGCGCGCTCCAGCGGGCTCGGGCCACGCTCTCCGAGCGGGAGGCCTCCGGGGCGAACGCGGCGGTGTCCGACCCGCTGGACGAAGAGCAGAAGAAACTCCTCGAACGCTACGTGGCGGCCTTCGAGGGCTACGACATGACGGCCCTGACGGCCCTCCTCCACGAGGACGCCGTCATGACGATGCCGCCGTTCGACCTGTGGCTGACCGGCCACGACGACATCACCGGCTTCATGACCACGCTCGGCTCCGCCTGCGAGGGCTCGCGCCTGCTGCCGGTCCAGGTCAACGGCCTGCCGGGCTTCGCCCAGTACAAGCCGGACCCGGAGAAGGGCGGCTACACCCCCTGGTCGATCCAGGTCCTGGAGATCTCAGACGGCCGCCTCACCGGATTCCACTTCTACCTCGACACCCAACGCTGGTTCCCCCTCTTCGACCTCCCCCTCCACCTGGATGGGGAGGTCGACGAGGTCGAGCAGGGCGCGTAG
- a CDS encoding BMP family lipoprotein — MRRVSRIAAAGVATAALAVTVSACGSSSTSSSSSNSSDKNLGLALAYDVGGKGDQSFNDAATAGLTKADKEFGYKSTAVEPQDGESDADKVQRLESLAKQGYNPVIGVGFAYAPAVKEVAAKYPKTTFGIVDDEQIKADNVADLVFHEEQASYLAGVAAAKATKTNTVGFVGGVDVPLIHKFEAGFKQGVTDTKKGVTVKSQYLTETAAEGGFSSPDKGESAAEGQIDAGADVVYAAAGLSGQGVIKAANAHKVWAIGVDSDQYKQDALKAYKASILTSAMKNVEGAVYTLAKSVHDGKPATGVVRGSLENGGVSVSNSNPTFANNADIQAAIKKAEEGIKNGSITVKTS; from the coding sequence ATGCGCCGGGTGTCCCGAATCGCGGCTGCGGGTGTTGCCACCGCAGCTCTCGCCGTGACCGTTTCCGCTTGTGGAAGCTCGTCCACGTCGTCCTCCTCCTCCAACAGCAGCGACAAGAACCTGGGCCTCGCGCTCGCGTACGACGTCGGCGGCAAGGGTGACCAGTCCTTCAACGACGCCGCGACGGCCGGCCTGACCAAGGCCGACAAGGAGTTCGGCTACAAGTCCACCGCCGTCGAGCCGCAGGACGGCGAGTCGGACGCGGACAAGGTGCAGCGCCTGGAGAGCCTCGCCAAGCAGGGCTACAACCCGGTGATCGGCGTCGGCTTCGCCTACGCGCCGGCCGTCAAGGAGGTCGCGGCCAAGTACCCGAAGACCACCTTCGGCATCGTCGACGACGAGCAGATCAAGGCCGACAACGTCGCCGACCTCGTCTTCCACGAGGAGCAGGCCTCCTACCTGGCCGGCGTCGCCGCCGCCAAGGCCACCAAGACCAACACCGTCGGCTTCGTCGGCGGCGTGGACGTCCCGCTGATCCACAAGTTCGAGGCGGGCTTCAAGCAGGGCGTCACGGACACCAAGAAGGGCGTCACGGTCAAGTCGCAGTACCTGACCGAGACCGCCGCCGAGGGTGGCTTCTCCAGCCCCGACAAGGGTGAGAGCGCTGCCGAGGGCCAGATCGACGCCGGTGCGGACGTCGTCTACGCCGCCGCCGGTCTGTCCGGCCAGGGTGTCATCAAGGCCGCCAACGCCCACAAGGTCTGGGCCATCGGCGTCGACTCCGACCAGTACAAGCAGGACGCGCTGAAGGCGTACAAGGCCTCGATCCTCACCTCGGCCATGAAGAACGTCGAGGGCGCGGTCTACACGCTGGCCAAGTCCGTGCACGACGGCAAGCCGGCCACCGGCGTGGTCCGCGGCAGCCTCGAGAACGGCGGTGTGAGCGTGTCGAACTCGAACCCGACCTTCGCGAACAACGCCGACATCCAGGCCGCGATCAAGAAGGCCGAAGAGGGCATCAAGAACGGCTCCATCACGGTGAAGACCTCCTGA
- a CDS encoding ABC transporter permease, whose product MKKFDKERVLLAVAGPVIALVAAILLTSVVLIASGKSPIEPYTLMLEQAGYSDVQVLIINQASMYYIAALSVAIGFRMNLFNIGVDGQYRLAAMMTAVVGANVALPAGLQIPLLLLVGVLTGAFWAGIAGVLKVTRGVSEVVATIMLNAIATSVIGYLTLDNIWGVQVGNNNTTGVMKDSGWVPGIDLGADVGEIYGLVFLAIALGIVYWVVLNRTRFGFDLRATGESETAAAASGVDAKRMILTAMLISGGIAGLSGLPLLLGDAHTYSLSFPTGLGFTGITIALLGRNNPIGIAFAALLIAFLDKASPALDYATPVAYEKEIATIMQGVIVFAVVISYEAVRQWGLRRQQRRVGAELAAAAAQNTKKEVSA is encoded by the coding sequence ATGAAGAAGTTCGACAAGGAGCGCGTGCTCCTCGCGGTGGCCGGCCCGGTCATCGCGCTCGTCGCGGCGATCCTGCTGACCTCGGTCGTGCTGATCGCCTCGGGCAAGAGCCCGATCGAGCCGTACACGCTCATGCTGGAGCAGGCCGGCTACTCCGACGTCCAGGTCCTGATCATCAACCAGGCCTCGATGTACTACATCGCCGCCCTGTCGGTCGCCATCGGCTTCCGCATGAACCTGTTCAACATCGGCGTCGACGGCCAGTACCGCCTCGCCGCCATGATGACCGCCGTCGTCGGCGCCAACGTCGCCCTGCCGGCCGGCCTGCAGATCCCGCTGCTGCTCCTGGTCGGCGTCCTCACCGGCGCCTTCTGGGCCGGCATCGCGGGCGTCCTGAAGGTGACCCGGGGCGTCAGCGAGGTCGTCGCCACGATCATGCTGAACGCGATCGCCACCAGCGTCATCGGCTACCTCACCCTCGACAACATCTGGGGCGTGCAGGTCGGCAACAACAACACGACCGGTGTCATGAAGGACTCCGGCTGGGTCCCCGGCATCGACCTGGGCGCGGACGTCGGCGAGATCTACGGCCTGGTCTTCCTCGCCATCGCCCTCGGCATCGTCTACTGGGTCGTCCTCAACCGCACCCGCTTCGGCTTCGACCTGCGCGCCACCGGCGAGTCCGAGACGGCCGCCGCGGCCTCCGGCGTCGACGCCAAGAGGATGATCCTCACCGCGATGCTGATCTCCGGCGGCATCGCGGGCCTGTCCGGCCTGCCCCTGCTGCTCGGCGACGCCCACACCTACAGCCTGAGCTTCCCCACCGGTCTCGGCTTCACCGGCATCACCATCGCCCTGCTCGGCCGCAACAACCCGATCGGCATCGCCTTCGCCGCGCTGCTGATCGCCTTCCTCGACAAGGCCTCTCCCGCCCTCGACTACGCCACCCCGGTGGCGTACGAGAAGGAGATCGCCACGATCATGCAGGGCGTCATCGTCTTCGCGGTCGTCATCTCGTACGAGGCCGTACGCCAGTGGGGTCTGCGCCGCCAGCAGAGGCGCGTCGGCGCCGAGCTCGCCGCGGCCGCCGCCCAGAACACCAAGAAGGAGGTGTCGGCCTGA
- a CDS encoding BMP family lipoprotein, translating into MSRRTRFSRAAVTVAVVALAAAGCGKSSTDSKSSDSESSSGTYSGKGIGLAYDIGGKGDQSFNDAAYAGFQKAEKEFKLGGQDIEPQDGESDADKVQRLTQLAQAGYNPVIGVGFAYAPAVKEVAAKFPKITFGIIDDEQIQAKNVADMVFHEEQASYLAGVAAAKASKKAHIGFIGGVDIPLIHKFEAGYVQGAKSVNPSIKIESQYLTETAQEGGFSSPDKGKDAAGGQIEAGADVLYHAAGLSGQGVITEAAAKKVWAIGVDSDQYNQSALKAYKDYVLGSALKNVGGAVYDLVKSVVDGKPLSGVVRGSLSNDGVGFADSNPKYKAMTDVVAAVDKAKKAIIDGTVKVNTK; encoded by the coding sequence ATGTCTCGGAGGACCAGATTCTCCCGGGCCGCGGTGACCGTCGCGGTCGTCGCGCTCGCCGCCGCCGGCTGCGGCAAGTCCAGCACCGACTCCAAGTCGAGCGACTCGGAATCCAGCAGCGGCACATACTCGGGCAAGGGCATCGGCCTCGCGTACGACATCGGCGGCAAGGGCGACCAGTCGTTCAACGACGCCGCCTACGCCGGTTTCCAGAAGGCCGAGAAGGAGTTCAAGCTCGGCGGCCAGGACATCGAGCCGCAGGACGGCGAGTCCGACGCGGACAAGGTGCAGCGCCTCACCCAGCTCGCCCAGGCCGGCTACAACCCGGTGATCGGCGTCGGCTTCGCCTACGCGCCGGCCGTCAAGGAGGTCGCCGCCAAGTTCCCGAAGATCACCTTCGGGATCATCGACGACGAGCAGATCCAGGCGAAGAACGTCGCCGACATGGTCTTCCACGAGGAGCAGGCCTCGTACCTGGCCGGTGTCGCCGCCGCCAAGGCCTCCAAGAAGGCGCACATCGGCTTCATCGGCGGTGTGGACATCCCGCTGATCCACAAGTTCGAGGCCGGGTACGTCCAGGGCGCCAAGTCGGTCAACCCGAGCATCAAGATCGAGTCGCAGTACCTGACCGAGACGGCTCAGGAAGGCGGCTTCTCCAGCCCCGACAAGGGCAAGGACGCGGCCGGCGGCCAGATCGAGGCCGGCGCGGACGTGCTGTACCACGCGGCCGGCCTGTCCGGTCAGGGCGTGATCACCGAGGCCGCCGCCAAGAAGGTGTGGGCCATCGGCGTCGACTCCGACCAGTACAACCAGAGCGCGCTGAAGGCGTACAAGGACTACGTCCTCGGCTCGGCCCTGAAGAACGTCGGCGGCGCCGTCTACGACCTCGTGAAGTCCGTCGTCGACGGCAAGCCGCTCTCCGGCGTGGTCCGCGGCAGCCTCTCCAACGACGGCGTCGGCTTCGCCGACTCCAACCCGAAGTACAAGGCGATGACGGACGTCGTCGCGGCCGTCGACAAGGCCAAGAAGGCCATCATCGACGGCACGGTCAAGGTCAACACCAAGTAA
- the dnaN gene encoding DNA polymerase III subunit beta encodes MEFRIDRGDLVEAVGWAARALPARTPVPVLGGLLLDAAAGRLSVSGFDFETAARIETDAEVGVDGRVLVLGRRLLDICKVLPDGPVSCSLEGTRFTVEAGGTSFGLSTLPREEYPTPPAPPQAYGTVDAAAFATAVAQVAVAAGRDDTLPVLTGVQLLLDGGEMTLAASDRYRYAVRRLEWKPEAAAPGVVEALVPARRLLEVARSLARCGVVRIGLDGASGGGPIGFEGGRMRSVVRPLDGRLPAYGKLFDMAGASVAEVECGALTEAVRRVAVVAEANSPVRLDFSAGSVLLRAGYGDDVATQRLPAGLTGAEEVSVAFNPAFLLDALASFEAPRLRVELLGTGQRALLGSADAPEAHRHLLMSVKQLV; translated from the coding sequence GCGCTGCCGGCCCGTACGCCGGTGCCCGTGCTGGGCGGGCTGCTGCTGGACGCGGCGGCCGGGCGGCTGAGCGTGTCGGGGTTCGACTTCGAGACGGCGGCGCGGATCGAGACGGACGCCGAGGTCGGCGTCGACGGGCGCGTGCTCGTTCTCGGGCGCAGGCTCCTCGACATCTGCAAGGTGCTGCCGGACGGGCCGGTGAGCTGTTCCCTGGAGGGCACGCGGTTCACGGTCGAGGCGGGCGGCACCAGCTTCGGCCTGTCGACCCTCCCGCGCGAGGAGTACCCCACCCCGCCCGCGCCACCACAGGCGTACGGCACCGTGGACGCGGCCGCGTTCGCCACGGCCGTCGCCCAGGTCGCGGTGGCGGCGGGCCGCGACGACACGCTGCCGGTGCTCACGGGCGTCCAACTGCTTCTGGACGGCGGGGAGATGACGCTGGCGGCGTCGGACCGCTACCGGTACGCGGTGCGGCGGTTGGAGTGGAAGCCCGAGGCGGCCGCCCCGGGTGTGGTGGAGGCGCTCGTGCCGGCGCGGCGGCTGCTGGAGGTGGCCCGGTCGCTGGCGCGCTGCGGGGTCGTGCGGATCGGGCTCGACGGGGCGTCCGGGGGCGGGCCGATCGGGTTCGAGGGCGGGCGGATGCGGTCGGTCGTACGGCCGCTGGACGGGCGGCTGCCGGCCTACGGAAAGCTGTTCGACATGGCGGGGGCCTCGGTCGCCGAGGTGGAGTGCGGGGCGCTGACGGAGGCCGTGCGGCGGGTCGCGGTGGTGGCGGAGGCGAACAGTCCGGTGCGGCTGGACTTCTCGGCGGGGTCCGTCCTGCTGCGCGCCGGGTACGGCGACGACGTGGCCACGCAGCGGCTGCCCGCCGGGCTGACCGGCGCCGAGGAAGTGAGCGTGGCGTTCAACCCGGCGTTCCTGCTGGACGCGCTCGCCTCCTTCGAGGCGCCGCGACTGCGGGTGGAGCTGCTGGGGACGGGGCAGCGGGCGCTGCTGGGTTCGGCGGACGCGCCCGAGGCGCACCGGCATCTGCTGATGTCGGTGAAGCAACTGGTGTGA
- a CDS encoding STAS domain-containing protein gives MSCGRSSGLQIVEATTPPVLTLTGPVTRPQVTGLADDVRALIEAAGAAVVICDVAGIGPPGLAVVDLLARLQLAARRAGGWIRLRGPDPALRALLDLVDLPIQVEGEVEEGEPALGVEVEVESGEAAV, from the coding sequence ATGAGTTGCGGCCGTTCGTCCGGTCTACAGATCGTGGAAGCGACGACACCCCCCGTACTCACCCTGACCGGCCCCGTCACCCGCCCCCAGGTGACGGGGCTCGCCGACGACGTACGGGCGCTGATTGAGGCCGCCGGTGCCGCGGTCGTCATCTGTGACGTCGCCGGGATCGGGCCGCCGGGGCTCGCCGTCGTCGACCTGCTGGCGCGGCTCCAGCTGGCCGCCCGGCGGGCCGGGGGGTGGATACGGCTGCGTGGCCCCGATCCCGCGCTACGCGCCCTGCTCGACCTCGTCGACCTCCCCATCCAGGTGGAGGGGGAGGTCGAAGAGGGGGAACCAGCGTTGGGTGTCGAGGTAGAAGTGGAATCCGGTGAGGCGGCCGTCTGA
- a CDS encoding ABC transporter permease: MSTTTVAKPQAKKPGKGRRMSLPVLLLVIAGVLVLTSIVRLITGADGITSTGQMSTALRLAVPIGLAGLGGLWAERAGVVNIGLEGMMILGTWFGAWAGYQWGPWTGVVFGIVGGALGAVLHAIATVTFNVNHIVSGVAINILAVGTTRYLSKFTFEGAPQGSSKQSPPIDSLGTFDIPGLSSWLDTLNQKHWFLISDIAGLVGGLITNLSPLTVVAVALVPATWWVLWRTAFGLRLRSCGENPVAAESLGVNVYKYKYIAVIISGGFAGLGGAFLSIVASNVYLDGQTAGRGYIGLAAMIFGNWMPGGLALGAGLFGYTDSLNLRGGTTNVHALILLLAILLVFGAAYLAWKKKYVPAVVTALISALMFVWYLGTDEVPRQVVTAAPYVVTLLVLSLSAQSLRMPKADGMPYRKGQGK; the protein is encoded by the coding sequence ATGTCCACGACCACCGTCGCCAAGCCGCAGGCGAAGAAGCCCGGCAAGGGCCGCCGCATGTCGCTCCCGGTCCTCCTGCTGGTCATCGCGGGTGTCCTGGTGCTGACCTCGATCGTCCGTCTCATCACCGGCGCGGACGGCATCACCTCCACCGGCCAGATGTCCACGGCCCTCCGGCTCGCCGTCCCGATCGGCCTGGCCGGTCTGGGCGGTCTGTGGGCCGAGCGCGCGGGCGTCGTCAACATCGGCCTCGAAGGCATGATGATCCTCGGCACCTGGTTCGGCGCCTGGGCCGGCTACCAGTGGGGCCCGTGGACGGGCGTCGTCTTCGGCATCGTCGGCGGCGCGCTCGGCGCCGTCCTGCACGCCATCGCGACCGTCACCTTCAACGTGAACCACATCGTCTCCGGTGTCGCGATCAACATCCTGGCCGTCGGCACCACCCGCTACCTGTCGAAGTTCACCTTCGAGGGCGCCCCGCAGGGCTCCTCCAAGCAGTCCCCGCCGATCGACTCGCTGGGCACCTTCGACATCCCTGGCCTGTCGAGCTGGCTGGACACGCTCAACCAGAAGCACTGGTTCCTGATCTCGGACATCGCCGGCCTGGTCGGCGGTCTGATCACCAACCTGTCGCCGCTGACCGTCGTCGCCGTCGCCCTCGTCCCGGCCACCTGGTGGGTGCTGTGGCGCACCGCGTTCGGCCTGCGGCTGCGGTCCTGCGGCGAGAACCCGGTGGCCGCGGAGTCCCTCGGCGTCAACGTCTACAAGTACAAGTACATCGCCGTGATCATCTCCGGCGGCTTCGCCGGCCTCGGCGGCGCGTTCCTGTCGATCGTGGCGTCCAACGTCTACCTGGACGGCCAGACGGCCGGCCGCGGCTACATCGGCCTCGCCGCGATGATCTTCGGCAACTGGATGCCGGGCGGACTCGCCCTCGGCGCGGGCCTGTTCGGCTACACCGACAGCCTCAACCTGCGCGGCGGCACGACCAACGTGCACGCGCTGATCCTGCTGCTGGCGATCCTGCTGGTGTTCGGCGCGGCCTACCTGGCGTGGAAGAAGAAGTACGTCCCCGCCGTCGTCACCGCGCTGATCTCGGCCCTGATGTTCGTCTGGTACCTCGGCACGGACGAGGTCCCGCGCCAGGTCGTCACGGCCGCGCCGTACGTCGTCACCCTGCTGGTCCTCTCGCTGTCCGCGCAGTCGCTGAGGATGCCCAAGGCGGACGGCATGCCGTACCGGAAGGGCCAGGGCAAGTGA
- a CDS encoding ABC transporter ATP-binding protein has product MDASSSPPLTAQSTIAVELAGITKRFPGVVANHDIHLAVRKGTVHALVGENGAGKSTLMKILYGMQKPDEGTIAIDGEQVSFSSPADAIARGIGMVHQHFMLADNLTVLENVVLGSEKLYGIGGNARKKIREISDRYGLGVRPDALVEDLGVADRQRVEILKVLFRGARTLILDEPTAVLVPQEVDALFDNLRELKSEGLSVIFISHKLGEVLSVADEITVIRRGTTVGTAVPAETTPRQLAEMMVGSELPTPETAESTVTDKPVIQVADLTVYASGGASMGVEAEPTGGATLAPEGGEVKRVLDGVSFTIHAGEVMGIAGVEGNGQTELIDALIGIKNADSGTIAFLGEDITPWPTRRRRQSGVGYIPEDRHRQGLLLEAPLWENRILGHVTEAPNAKGFWLNPKGAQADTRRIVEEFDVRTPGIDVTAASLSGGNQQKLIVGREMSHNPKFLIAAHPTRGVDVGAQAQIWDRIREARREGLAVLLISADLDELIGLSDTLRVIYNGRLVADADPATVTPEELGSAMTGAATGHLEHVDDAETTEEAAGPEDEAR; this is encoded by the coding sequence ATCGACGCGTCCAGCAGCCCTCCGCTCACCGCACAGTCGACGATCGCGGTTGAGCTGGCGGGGATCACCAAGCGCTTCCCCGGTGTCGTCGCCAACCACGACATCCACCTCGCCGTCCGCAAGGGCACCGTGCACGCCCTGGTCGGCGAGAACGGCGCCGGCAAGTCGACGCTGATGAAGATCCTGTACGGCATGCAGAAGCCGGACGAGGGCACCATCGCGATCGACGGCGAACAGGTGAGCTTCTCCAGCCCCGCCGACGCCATCGCGCGCGGCATCGGCATGGTCCACCAGCACTTCATGCTGGCGGACAACCTGACCGTGCTGGAGAACGTGGTGCTGGGCAGCGAGAAGCTGTACGGCATCGGCGGCAACGCCCGTAAGAAGATCAGGGAGATCTCCGACCGGTACGGCCTGGGCGTGCGCCCGGACGCCCTGGTCGAGGACCTCGGCGTCGCCGACCGGCAGCGCGTGGAGATCCTCAAGGTCCTCTTCCGCGGCGCCCGGACCCTCATCCTCGACGAGCCGACCGCCGTCCTCGTCCCGCAGGAGGTCGACGCGCTCTTCGACAACCTGCGCGAGCTGAAGTCCGAGGGCCTGTCCGTCATCTTCATCTCCCACAAGCTGGGCGAGGTCCTGTCCGTCGCCGACGAGATCACGGTCATCCGGCGCGGGACGACCGTCGGCACCGCCGTCCCGGCCGAGACGACCCCGCGTCAGCTCGCCGAGATGATGGTCGGCAGCGAGCTGCCCACCCCGGAGACCGCCGAGTCCACGGTCACCGACAAGCCCGTCATCCAGGTCGCCGACCTCACTGTCTACGCCAGCGGCGGCGCCTCCATGGGCGTCGAGGCCGAGCCCACCGGCGGCGCCACACTGGCCCCGGAGGGCGGCGAGGTCAAGAGGGTCCTCGACGGCGTCAGCTTCACCATCCACGCCGGCGAGGTCATGGGCATCGCCGGCGTCGAGGGCAACGGCCAGACCGAGCTGATCGACGCGCTGATCGGCATCAAGAACGCCGACTCCGGCACCATCGCCTTCCTCGGCGAGGACATCACCCCCTGGCCCACCCGCAGGCGGCGCCAGTCCGGCGTCGGCTACATCCCCGAGGACCGCCACCGCCAGGGCCTGCTCCTGGAAGCCCCCCTCTGGGAGAACCGCATCCTCGGCCATGTCACCGAGGCCCCCAACGCCAAGGGCTTCTGGCTCAACCCCAAGGGCGCCCAGGCCGACACCCGCCGGATCGTCGAGGAGTTCGACGTCCGCACCCCCGGCATCGACGTCACCGCGGCCTCGCTCTCCGGCGGCAACCAGCAGAAGCTGATCGTCGGCCGCGAGATGAGCCACAACCCGAAGTTCCTGATCGCCGCCCACCCCACCCGCGGTGTGGACGTCGGCGCGCAGGCCCAGATCTGGGACCGCATCCGCGAGGCCCGCCGCGAGGGCCTGGCGGTGCTGCTGATCTCCGCCGACCTCGACGAGCTGATCGGCCTGTCGGACACCCTGCGCGTGATCTACAACGGCAGGCTGGTCGCGGACGCCGACCCCGCCACCGTCACCCCGGAGGAGCTCGGCTCCGCCATGACCGGCGCCGCGACCGGTCACCTGGAACACGTGGACGACGCGGAAACCACCGAGGAAGCTGCCGGTCCGGAGGACGAGGCCCGATGA